In Engraulis encrasicolus isolate BLACKSEA-1 unplaced genomic scaffold, IST_EnEncr_1.0 scaffold_1142_np1212, whole genome shotgun sequence, the following proteins share a genomic window:
- the LOC134442083 gene encoding uncharacterized protein K02A2.6-like, with translation MGLVKRLNAVSTESDDLFGEIGLLQCDPVKIVLKADAEPYVTTTPRRVPFPLLPKVEKELGRMLELGIIEHVTGPTDWCAPMVPAEKKNKDQVRVCVDLKRLNKAVKRELYVLPTLEDIAPKLAGAKVFSTLDASSGFWQIPLDPDSQKLTTFITPMGRFCFKRLPFGISSAPEIFQRLMTDLLSGHEGVVVVMDDILVYGADEEEHSRRLNAVLQTIRRSGLKLNKAKCHFSKSEIDYFGHIISAEGMKPDKSKVSAITDMPSPNDVGQLRQVLGMINYLGRFLPGLSTVLHPVTDLLKKDSAWAWGDLQERALQKAKEMLSSAPALAYYDPNRRTVVSADASSYGLGATLLQEHSGKQLIVADALSRSPLTGAESETERHVKAYVDAVLTNKPMSAERMEEIRGATQTDPDLQAVISRVRNGWRKTHNFPSFSAFYPARHHLSEARGLVLYDDRIVIPQALRTDIMKKIHAGHQGLTKCRERARLSVWWPGIGSDIKATVSKCKFCIENKPKQRHEPLITTALPEGPWQRIAADLCELEGKQYLVVVDYYSRYVEMAHLPSTSSQQVITRLKAIFSRWGIPLELVSDNALQFTSAEFTDFCKDYGFTHVTSSPHYPQANGAAERAVQTAKRLLKQPDPYLALMSYLATPIAATGASPAQLMLGRQIRTTVPTLEQNLQKTPISPEQVRVNDSKAKRAYEYFYNRRHATLRLPELPTGQAVRVKLDTDKGWKTPAQVVARAEQPRSYMVKMDNGTVLRRNRRHLQAVPEITGPAEITEPPEPQLQPGTSPARPASSPVPVMVTRGQRASPGPSAPETTQSTPARPTLSGGTARLTSRGREIRTPLRFRLND, from the exons ATGGGCCTCGTGAAAAGGCTGAATGCAGTCAGCACTGAGTCGGACGACCTATTCGGGGAAATAGGACTGTTACAGTGTGACCCCGTCAAAATTGTGCTGAAAGCAGACGCAGAGCCCTACGTCACCACAACGCCGCGCCGAGTGCCGTTTCCCCTCCTGCCCAAGGTTGAAAAAGAGCTAGGGCGCATGTTAGAGTTGGGCATAATCGAGCACGTCACGGGCCCGACTGACTGGTGCGCGCCCATGGTGCCTGCTGAGAAAAAGAATAAAGACCaggtcagagtgtgtgtggatcTCAAAAGGCTGAACAAGGCTGTCAAGCGAGAACTGTACGTGTTACCCACACTGGAGGACATTGCTCCCAAGCTAGCCGGGGCAAAAGTGTTCTCCACACTAGATGCCTCTAGTGGCTTCTGGCAAATTCCCCTAGACCCCGACAGTCAGAAACTGACCACCTTTATTACGCCCATGGGCAGGTTTTGCTTCAAGCGGCTCCCATTCGGGATTTCGTCAGCGCCTGAAATTTTTCAAAGACTCATGACCGACCTGCTCAGCGGCCACGAGGGAGTCGTGGTCGTGATGGACGACATACTCGTCTACGGTGCGGACGAGGAGGAACACAGCAGGCGGCTGAATGCAGTCCTCCAGACCATAAGGCGGTCTGgactgaaactgaacaaagcaaaGTGCCACTTCAGCAAGTCGGAGATCGACTACTTCGGACACATAATCAGcgcagagggcatgaaaccagaCAAAAGCAAGGTGAGCGCAATCACTGACATGCCCAGCCCAAACGACGTGGGACAACTGCGCCAGGTCCTAGGCATGATCAACTACCTGGGGAGGTTCTTGCCAGGCCTCTCAACCGTGCTACACCCGGTCACTGACCTGCTCAAGAAGGACAGTGCGTGGGCATGGGGTGACCTCCAAGAGAGAGCGCTGCAGAAAGCCAAAGAGATGCTCTCATCAGCCCCAGCACTGGCCTACTACGACCCCAACCGCCGCACCGTCGTGAGCGCCGACGCCAGCAGCTACGGCTTGGGCGCCACTCTACTTCAGGAGCACAGTG GAAAGCAGCTGATCGTGGCAGATGCGCTGTCCAGGAGCCCTCTGACTGGGGCCGAGTCAGAGACAGAGCGCCATGTCAAGGCGTACGTCGACGCAGTGTTGACAAACAAACCCATGTCagcagagaggatggaggagataagaggagcaaCGCAGACCGACCCAGACCTTCAGGCCGTCATCTCCAGGGTGCGGAACGGCTGGCGTAAGACACATAACTTTCCCTCCTTCTCAGCATTCTATCCTGCCAGACACCACCTCTCTGAAGCGAGGGGGTTAGTCCTGTACGACGACAGAATTGTGATTCCACAAGCACTGAGAACAGACATTATGAAAAAGATTCACGCCGGTCACCAAGGACTGACAAAGTGCCGCGAGAGAGCCCGGCTCTCCGTCTGGTGGCCCGGCATCGGAAGCGACATCAAAGCAACGGTGTCAAAGTGCAAGTTCTGCATAGAAAACAAGCCGAAACAGAGGCATGAGCCTCTCATCACAACGGCCCTACCAGAGGGGCCTTGGCAGAGGATCGCTGCTGACTTATGCGAGCTGGAAGGGAAACAGTATCTGGTAGTTGTGGACTACTATTCCAGGTATGTCGAAATGGCACACTTACCTTCTACATCAAGCCAGCAGGTCATTACGCGCCTCAAAGCCATCTTCAGCAGGTGGGGCATACCGCTGGAATTAGTCAGCGACAACGCACTGCAGTTCACTTCAGCAGAATTCACTGACTTTTGCAAAGACTACGGGTTCACACACGTGACCTCGAGCCCTCACTACCCCCAGGCCAACGGGGCAGCCGAGAGAGCAGTTCAGACTGCTAAAAGACTGCTGAAACAACCCGACCCGTATCTTGCCCTGATGAGCTACCTGGCCACGCCCATTGCAGCAACAGGGGCCAGTCCAGCTCAACTTATGCTGGGACGTCAAATTCGCACCACAGTCCCCACATTGGAGCAAAACTTACAAAAGACTCCAATAAGCCCTGAACAAGTGAGAGTAAACGACTCTAAAGCCAAAAGAGCCTACGAGTACTTCTACAACCGCAGACACGCCACCCTCCGTCTCCCAGAGCTGCCAACAGGACAGGCAGTCCGTGTCAAACTGGACACAGACAAGGGGTGGAAGACCCCTGCGCAGGTGGTGGCGAGAGCGGAACAACCCAGATCCTACATGGTCAAGATGGACAACGGCACAGTGTTGCGGCGCAACAGGAGACACCTCCAGGCGGTTCCTGAGATCACCGGGCCTGCTGAGATCACAGAGCCTCCAGAACCACAGCTACAGCCCGGGACCAGCCCAGCACGACCCGCCAGCAGTCCAGTTCCTGTGATGGTCACCAGGGGCCAAAGAGCATCGCCGGGGCCATCTGCACCAGAGACTACACAGAGTACACCAGCACGGCCTACTCTGTCTGGTGGCACAGCCAGACTGACCTCCAGGGGCCGTGAAATCCGGACACCTCTCCGGTTCAGACTCAATGATTGA